In Methanolacinia paynteri, the DNA window TGCTTGCGACTGGCGGGACTACGTCTGCAGTATGTTCGTATCTCAAGAAGCACGGTTGCACTGACATCAAGGTGCTCTGTATTCTTGCTGCACCCGAGGGTCTGGCGAAGATGGATGAGGACCATCCCGATGTCAGCATCCTCCCCGCAGCAATAGATTTGCACCTGAATGAGAAGGGGTATATCATACCCGGCCTCGGCGATGCGGGCGATCGTCTCTTCGGGACGAAATAACTCCCTCTTGTTTTTCGCAGTACCGGCTGGTTTAATATTCCGTGGCGGGCACTTTATTATGTGACGCGGAAAGAGACCTTTTTTGAATATGCAATAATCTATATCAAGGGGCTTTTAATGGGAATCTGCGACATCATCCCCGGTGTATCCGGCGGAACGATGGCGCTTATCACCGGAATATACGAACGCCTGGTAAAGGCCATAGGAAATATCGGTCCTTCGCCTGTAAAGTACCTGCTCAAGGGCGATGTAAAGTCGGCAATGGAGGAGTTTGAAAAGTTCGATCCCATATTCCTGATCGTGCTTGTTGCCGGTATCGGGACATCCTTTCTCGCGATGTCTAATGTCATCCTCGTGCTTCTCAATGATTATGCGGTGCAGACTTTCTCGTTCTTCTTCGGGCTCATCGTCGCATCGGCAGTCGTATTGTTCCTTATAATAGAGGAGGACTCGAGGGACAAACGGGCCGCTGCATTCCTTCTGATCGGTGCGATTGCAGGCTTCATTCTTGCAGGCTTAAACCCGGCCTCGCTCGGTCATTCGCTTCCCGTTCTCTTTCTCTCCGGGATGGCGGCGCTGTGTGCGATGATCCTCCCCGGGATCTCCGGTTCGTATAGCATGCTCGTCCTCGGCCAGTACGAATACATGCTCAGCGTGATAAAATCGCTCTCTCTCGTTGAGATCGCAACATATGTCGCCGGCGGCGTAATCGGGCTGCTTCTCTTCTCGCGTCTGCTGAAATACCTGCTTAAGACACACCATACAGCGATGATAGCATTTTTGACCGGACTCATGCTCGGGTCGGCAAGGCTGCTCTTCGACAAGATTACTGCCGCAGGCGGAACGATCGGATCGGCTGTTCTCTTCGTTGCGGCAGGCGCAGTCGTAATTATCATAATGGAGCTTGCGAAGAGATTTTTTTCAGATCGCGAGCAAAAAGCGGACAATTAATTTTTTTGAATGAATTCTTCACTTCCCTCGGGAATATAGCGAAATATTCAGGGCAGTGGATGAATAACACAACCTTCAGACTTTTCTCGCAAGCATATATGATTAAATTGTAAAAAATTTTTATATAGTATGAATAAATCATAAGATCTTATGTCATTAAAACCGTTAATCGAAAAAAAATACCTGATCAACGGTCCTCACAGCGAGGCCAAAATGGAGATCGTGGATAAGAACATCCAGGAAATTATCTCGGGCGGAACGAATAAATTCACGTATGACTCCGTCGTGCTGAAGCCTTATGCAAAGGCATATCTTGGAATTACTCTCAGTCCGGAGACGAGGCTCTCGGAAGATGAGACGACATATGAAGAAGAATGGCGGGATATCGGGCAAAATTCCCTGAAGAAGTTGTATCCCGATGAGTTCCTGGAAAAACCCGATACAATCTATCTCCTGTATAAGGACGAGTCTTCGGAGGTTGTGCGTTCATATGAAAAAATATTCCTTGATGAGTTCTCGGGCTTCATCGACGCCGACGAAGCGGAAGTGGATGCAGAAAAGAAGGATCTGGGCATGAATTCATATTATCTCTACCTGTTCCTGCAGTATTATATGAAATAATCATTTTTTAGATTACATTAAATCCCAGGAGAAGCCCCAGGAAGAGCACGAAGTCGTATGTGGTATGTGTTATTGCACTGACGGTCGTGCTGTAGCGCTGCCTGATTATACCGAAGACCAGTCCGGCGATGAACACCGATACGATCCCGTCCCAGTTGTACTGGAATGCATGAAGGGAGGCGAAGAGCATAGCCGGGAGTATTATTCCGAATCTCGGCTGAAGAACGCCTCTTACCGAGATCTCCTCGCCGAACCCCGCACAGACTGAAGCGATTACTATACCCGGGAGAGTCATGTACGGGACGAGGAACGCTTCGAAAGCGTTGGAATCAGTGAGAGGCCAGCCGGCTGCATTCCAGATTACTGCGATTATGGCATCGACCGCATAAAAGACCACGATCAAGGCAAGTGCTGCACCGATTGCGATCAGCACTTCTTTTGCGGCGGGTTTTGAAAGGCCGAGCCTTTGCAGCGTCTCCTTAAAATTCCTCTTCGTAAAAAGGCCTACGATTGCAAAGGAGGCCAGGATTGTCCAGAAGAGAGTATAGATGTCGACCGCAACAGTCCCTTCGAGGAATGCCGCGTCATTTTTTATTATCTCCATGAAGGCCGGGGACAGGTATGGCGGGACTCCCGCAACCGTAACAGGAATCAGGGGGATTATCGTTACTGCAAAGATCGCCACCAGTGCAATGATATGCACCCGGCAGAAGGGATCGAAGTCGAGTCTTGAGGCAAGCTTTACACGGACTGTTTTTAAAAGCGGGATAAGGGAGAAGATTGCCGCTCCTGCGCAGCCCAGGAAGAGGAGAGCGATCTTCCCGAGAATCCCTGTATCTGCTATGGCGTCAAAGGCTCCGGGATCGAATTCTTCGGAGAAGACAATGTCTGCCGGCAGTATCGAGATCAGGCCGAAGAAGAACGATATGAAGGCGGTTGCCAGTATTATTCCGAGAAGGATCGCATATGCCGGATATTTCAGCATATCCATGCGTTTGTTCATCGAAAGATAGGCGGCAATCGCGAGTATCACGAACGGAGCAAGGGTTGCCGAAGCCCCGAGGAATTCACCGGCCGGAGAGCCGTCTCCCGCAAAAAAACCAAACACAGGGGCCAGTGTGAATACGAGCAACAGTACCAGGATTCCTGTAAATCTTTTGGATTCCGGTGGAGTGGATAGAATATTCACTTATTATAATGTCTGTTCTCTTCAGCGATAAATTGATTCGGCTATG includes these proteins:
- a CDS encoding CPBP family intramembrane glutamic endopeptidase produces the protein MNILSTPPESKRFTGILVLLLVFTLAPVFGFFAGDGSPAGEFLGASATLAPFVILAIAAYLSMNKRMDMLKYPAYAILLGIILATAFISFFFGLISILPADIVFSEEFDPGAFDAIADTGILGKIALLFLGCAGAAIFSLIPLLKTVRVKLASRLDFDPFCRVHIIALVAIFAVTIIPLIPVTVAGVPPYLSPAFMEIIKNDAAFLEGTVAVDIYTLFWTILASFAIVGLFTKRNFKETLQRLGLSKPAAKEVLIAIGAALALIVVFYAVDAIIAVIWNAAGWPLTDSNAFEAFLVPYMTLPGIVIASVCAGFGEEISVRGVLQPRFGIILPAMLFASLHAFQYNWDGIVSVFIAGLVFGIIRQRYSTTVSAITHTTYDFVLFLGLLLGFNVI
- a CDS encoding DUF368 domain-containing protein, whose translation is MGICDIIPGVSGGTMALITGIYERLVKAIGNIGPSPVKYLLKGDVKSAMEEFEKFDPIFLIVLVAGIGTSFLAMSNVILVLLNDYAVQTFSFFFGLIVASAVVLFLIIEEDSRDKRAAAFLLIGAIAGFILAGLNPASLGHSLPVLFLSGMAALCAMILPGISGSYSMLVLGQYEYMLSVIKSLSLVEIATYVAGGVIGLLLFSRLLKYLLKTHHTAMIAFLTGLMLGSARLLFDKITAAGGTIGSAVLFVAAGAVVIIIMELAKRFFSDREQKADN